A part of Paraliobacillus zengyii genomic DNA contains:
- a CDS encoding helix-turn-helix transcriptional regulator: MLPNQEHLEYICEILSLSYDLPAFILNKEGVIQFESGSNFVKHPLIQSKTELFHQLTDQNDSCEFPIFRITIYLENFISVALKDSHGYYGAILIGPIIDSRLIEEMIEGLVSDLKVPSYKKESVFKYYRELPNMSKMKIAYLSLHLYYMLYKRRLDPVDVIEKNRSINKKIVEIEDPNYSVSKRRQDVRLHHDLLYEQKVLQCVVEGNKVGVIKYWRSNDEEGDLGVLSKKSHLRHLKNLGISAITLATRAAMKGGINHEVAYTLSDLYIQNIEDIDTSKNVELFIEHTLGDFAERVRKNKQQKYSRPVNFCLNYIFNHLYDEISLDILANVSGVHPNYLSAIFRKEVGTTMKNYILNTKIEEAKTLIQFTEYSLLKISTLLNFYDQSYFTKIFKRFVGVTPYQYKNNLK; this comes from the coding sequence ATGTTACCGAATCAGGAGCATTTAGAATATATCTGTGAAATTCTTAGTCTATCTTATGATCTGCCTGCTTTTATATTAAATAAAGAAGGAGTTATTCAGTTTGAATCTGGATCAAACTTTGTCAAACATCCATTGATTCAATCAAAAACAGAACTATTCCATCAATTGACAGATCAAAATGATAGTTGTGAATTTCCTATTTTTCGGATAACTATTTATTTAGAAAACTTTATATCGGTAGCATTAAAAGACAGTCATGGCTATTATGGAGCAATTTTAATAGGTCCAATTATTGACTCTCGATTAATAGAGGAGATGATAGAAGGACTAGTATCGGACTTAAAGGTTCCTAGTTATAAAAAAGAAAGCGTTTTCAAATATTATAGAGAATTGCCTAACATGAGTAAAATGAAAATAGCCTATCTAAGTTTGCACTTGTATTATATGTTATACAAAAGAAGACTGGATCCTGTGGATGTAATTGAGAAAAATAGATCAATAAACAAAAAAATAGTAGAAATAGAGGATCCAAACTATAGTGTCTCAAAAAGAAGGCAGGATGTTCGTTTACACCATGACTTATTGTATGAGCAGAAAGTTCTCCAATGTGTTGTGGAAGGAAATAAAGTTGGAGTGATTAAGTATTGGAGATCAAATGATGAAGAAGGAGATTTAGGGGTACTATCAAAGAAAAGTCATCTTAGACATTTAAAAAACCTTGGAATATCTGCTATCACTCTAGCTACTAGAGCTGCCATGAAAGGTGGGATTAATCATGAGGTTGCTTACACATTGAGTGATCTGTATATTCAAAACATAGAAGATATAGATACAAGCAAAAATGTTGAGCTATTCATAGAGCATACCTTAGGCGATTTTGCAGAGCGAGTAAGGAAAAATAAACAACAAAAATATTCTAGACCAGTAAACTTTTGTCTGAACTATATTTTCAATCATCTCTATGACGAGATCAGCCTAGATATCCTTGCAAATGTTTCAGGAGTTCATCCTAATTATTTATCTGCAATTTTCAGAAAAGAAGTTGGAACTACGATGAAAAATTATATTCTTAATACTAAGATTGAAGAGGCCAAGACGCTTATACAGTTTACTGAATACTCCTTATTGAAAATTTCAACGTTGTTAAATTTTTATGACCAAAGTTACTTTACAAAGATATTTAAAAGATTTGTAGGAGTAACACCATATCAGTATAAAAATAATCTTAAATAA
- a CDS encoding family 43 glycosylhydrolase yields MGKMAVNPYLPSYEYIPDGEPYVFGDRIYVYGSHDRFNGKFFCMNDYVCWSAPVDDLSDWRYEGVIYKKKQDPKNKLGLKHMYAPDVAKGHDDRYYLYYALLFSSEVAVAVCDSPAGNFEFYGYISNPDGTLLSSEKAEPFLFDPGVFVDDDGKVYLYSGFAPEKGLPAIITGGKKRTFGGGYVTELAADMKTALSKSTLIFPKVGEAEGTSFEGHEFFEASSMRKINDTYYFIYSSINGHELCYATSKSPMTGFEFGGTIISNGDLYINGFSKDKHATNYIGNNHGSIVSIKGQWYIFHHRQTNRHHYSRQGLAEPIEIKEDGSIPQVEMTSSGLNNGPLSGKGEYEACIACQLMSKEGAGRYGTYFGNITFRKHPYFTQTGRDRENNPTQYIANMRDGAVAGFKYFLINDLNEIAVQIRATGNGEILVSTSLDKEPIASIPIKKSTNYSYFQTNVTIANGKQALYFTYKGSGKLDFKSFRLN; encoded by the coding sequence ATGGGGAAAATGGCTGTTAATCCTTATTTACCGAGTTATGAATATATTCCTGATGGCGAGCCTTATGTATTTGGTGACAGAATATATGTATATGGCTCCCATGACCGTTTCAACGGCAAGTTTTTTTGTATGAACGATTATGTTTGTTGGTCGGCTCCAGTTGATGACTTAAGTGATTGGAGATATGAAGGAGTTATTTATAAGAAGAAACAAGATCCAAAGAATAAACTAGGTTTGAAACACATGTATGCTCCTGATGTCGCAAAGGGGCACGATGATCGATATTACTTATATTATGCGCTTCTATTTAGTAGTGAAGTGGCTGTGGCAGTCTGTGATTCCCCTGCTGGTAACTTTGAGTTTTATGGCTATATCAGTAACCCAGATGGTACACTTTTGTCGAGCGAAAAGGCAGAGCCATTTCTATTTGATCCAGGTGTATTTGTTGATGATGATGGAAAAGTTTACTTATATTCTGGTTTTGCTCCAGAAAAGGGCTTACCAGCCATAATAACAGGTGGAAAAAAACGTACATTTGGAGGTGGTTATGTTACTGAGTTAGCCGCTGATATGAAGACTGCATTAAGTAAATCTACATTAATCTTTCCTAAAGTAGGGGAAGCGGAAGGGACAAGTTTTGAAGGTCATGAGTTCTTTGAGGCGAGTTCCATGCGTAAAATAAACGACACGTATTACTTTATTTATTCTTCCATTAACGGCCATGAGTTATGTTATGCGACTAGTAAAAGCCCAATGACTGGGTTTGAATTTGGTGGAACGATTATAAGTAACGGCGACTTGTATATAAATGGTTTCTCGAAAGATAAACATGCTACTAATTACATTGGGAATAATCACGGCAGTATAGTTTCTATAAAAGGACAATGGTATATTTTTCATCATAGGCAAACAAACAGGCATCATTATTCTAGACAAGGACTTGCGGAACCTATAGAAATAAAGGAGGATGGCTCTATACCACAAGTCGAGATGACAAGTTCTGGCTTAAACAATGGTCCTTTAAGTGGTAAAGGCGAATACGAAGCATGTATTGCCTGTCAGCTTATGTCAAAAGAGGGTGCTGGTAGGTATGGTACGTATTTTGGCAATATTACATTTAGAAAACATCCTTATTTCACACAAACTGGAAGAGATAGGGAAAACAACCCTACGCAGTATATAGCTAATATGAGAGACGGTGCAGTTGCTGGATTTAAATATTTCTTGATCAATGATTTGAATGAAATTGCTGTACAGATCCGTGCAACAGGTAATGGAGAAATTCTAGTATCTACTTCATTAGATAAAGAACCTATTGCTAGTATTCCAATCAAGAAAAGTACAAATTACAGCTATTTTCAAACGAATGTGACTATAGCTAATGGCAAACAAGCATTGTATTTCACTTATAAAGGCTCGGGAAAGTTGGATTTTAAATCTTTTCGTTTAAATTAA
- the glf gene encoding UDP-galactopyranose mutase has product MYDYLIVGAGLFGSVFAYEAKKRGKKCLVIDKRNHIGGNVYTEQLEGINVHKYGAHIFHTNNKKIWEYVNEFAAFNRYTNSPLANYRGELYNLPFNMNTFNKLWGVVNPEEAKEKIEQQKVNTSATEPKNLEEQAISLVGTDIYEKLIKGYTEKQWGRSAKELPAFIIKRLPVRFTYDNNYFNDRYQGIPIGGYTGIIEKMLEGIDVRLKIDFFKEREELESLADKIVYTGMIDQYYDYKYGVLEYRSLQFETSILEDTDNYQGNAVVNYTDKETPYTRIIEHKHFEFGTQDKTVITKEYPKEWKVGDEPYYPINDDKNNEIYKKYKQLTVNEKNVIFGGRLATYKYYDMHQVIGSALATVDKVFG; this is encoded by the coding sequence ATGTATGATTATTTAATTGTTGGTGCCGGTTTATTTGGCTCAGTATTTGCTTATGAAGCAAAAAAAAGAGGTAAGAAGTGTCTAGTTATTGATAAACGAAATCATATTGGTGGTAATGTCTATACAGAACAACTAGAAGGGATCAATGTTCACAAGTATGGTGCGCACATTTTTCACACAAATAACAAAAAAATATGGGAATATGTAAATGAGTTTGCTGCGTTTAATCGCTATACTAATTCACCACTTGCAAACTATCGGGGAGAACTATATAACCTGCCTTTTAATATGAACACATTTAATAAGTTATGGGGAGTTGTTAACCCAGAGGAAGCCAAAGAAAAAATTGAACAGCAAAAAGTCAATACTAGTGCAACCGAACCAAAAAATTTAGAAGAGCAGGCTATTTCATTAGTAGGTACAGATATTTATGAAAAGCTAATAAAAGGCTACACGGAGAAGCAATGGGGAAGGTCAGCAAAAGAGTTACCAGCCTTTATTATCAAACGCTTACCAGTTCGTTTTACATATGACAATAATTATTTTAATGATCGCTATCAGGGAATTCCGATTGGTGGTTATACTGGTATTATTGAAAAAATGTTAGAAGGAATTGATGTAAGATTAAAGATTGACTTTTTTAAAGAACGAGAAGAATTAGAAAGTTTAGCTGACAAAATAGTCTATACAGGTATGATCGATCAATATTATGATTATAAATATGGTGTGTTAGAATATCGAAGTTTACAATTTGAAACGAGTATTTTGGAAGACACAGATAATTATCAAGGTAACGCTGTTGTCAACTATACAGATAAAGAGACACCTTATACACGGATTATTGAGCATAAACACTTTGAATTTGGTACACAGGATAAAACAGTAATCACAAAAGAATATCCTAAGGAATGGAAGGTCGGGGATGAACCATATTACCCAATTAATGATGATAAAAATAATGAAATTTATAAAAAGTACAAGCAGTTAACTGTTAATGAAAAAAACGTAATATTCGGAGGTAGATTAGCAACATATAAATATTACGATATGCATCAAGTTATCGGTTCAGCTTTAGCAACAGTTGACAAGGTATTTGGTTGA
- a CDS encoding LysR family transcriptional regulator, producing the protein MNIESLQHFNKVYQMNSINSAAKELFITPQGLSKTIKQLELEFETDLFDRKPRGMEPTEAGELLYARSQHIVYLMEDLKKEISIISGRKGTLNVVVTYSSTAVIPVEFLYGFSTNYPDIQIKISELPDESNLDLLFQEEVDVGLVTDYEDIENCEHELVSEGEAVVVVSKDHWLANKDEVMVEDLKEEPLVIKSVRKGKEHNFVDKCLEKGFTPNVVHEFGNILTAHRLCELNGYVVVSVDYVENSIEKQNLKVIKLKEKIPQNIYLVSRKRGIQSKAIMLFKSYIKDLKEKS; encoded by the coding sequence ATGAATATAGAATCATTACAACATTTCAATAAAGTTTATCAAATGAATAGTATAAATTCCGCAGCAAAGGAACTATTTATTACACCACAGGGATTAAGTAAGACGATCAAACAATTAGAGTTAGAATTTGAGACGGATTTATTTGACAGAAAGCCTCGCGGAATGGAACCAACGGAAGCTGGTGAATTATTATATGCTAGATCTCAACATATTGTGTATCTTATGGAAGATTTAAAAAAAGAGATTAGCATTATTAGTGGACGAAAAGGGACATTAAATGTGGTGGTAACATACTCTTCAACAGCAGTTATACCTGTTGAATTTTTATATGGATTTTCAACAAACTATCCAGATATCCAAATTAAAATTAGTGAGCTGCCCGATGAATCTAATCTAGATCTGTTGTTTCAAGAAGAAGTTGATGTCGGACTAGTTACTGACTATGAAGATATTGAAAACTGTGAACATGAATTAGTATCTGAAGGAGAAGCAGTTGTTGTTGTTTCTAAAGACCACTGGTTAGCAAATAAGGATGAAGTAATGGTCGAGGATCTAAAAGAAGAGCCATTGGTAATAAAGTCTGTCCGAAAAGGGAAAGAGCACAATTTTGTTGATAAGTGTTTGGAAAAAGGCTTCACACCAAATGTTGTCCATGAATTTGGTAATATTCTAACGGCACATAGATTGTGTGAGTTGAATGGATATGTAGTTGTTTCAGTAGATTATGTTGAAAATTCAATTGAGAAACAAAATTTAAAAGTTATAAAGTTAAAAGAAAAAATCCCACAGAATATATATTTAGTTTCAAGAAAAAGAGGTATCCAATCTAAGGCAATTATGCTGTTTAAGAGTTATATTAAAGACCTAAAAGAAAAAAGTTAG